The stretch of DNA ACGCCGAGATGATGACCGCCTTCACCGAAGAGATGTGCGGTCGGTGGTCGGACGGCGAACGGCGACTGATTCACGACGACATGATGGAGTTGACGCTCCGAATCGTCGCGAAGGCGCTGTTCGGCGTGGACGTCGAGGACCGCTTCGAGGAGATAAGCGACGCCATCGATACGTTCCTCCCCGCCACGTCGAGTCTTCCGAACATCCTCCTCCCGGAGGAGGTGCCCCTCCCCTCGCGCCGGAAGATGCGCGAGGCGCGACAGACGCTCGACGACGTGGTGACGGAGATCATCCGGGAACGCCGCGCGGACCCGGGTAACGACGTCGTCTCGATGCTGCTGTCGGCGGCCGACGAGGAGGGCAACTCCCTCAGCGACGACCAGATTCGCGACGAGATAATCACGCTCCTCACGGCCGGTCACGAGACGACGGCAGTCTCGCTGACGTACACTACCTACCTCCTCTCGCAACACCCGAAAGTGGAGCAACGACTCGTGGCAGAACTCGACGAGGTGCTCGACGGCCGGACGCCGACGATGGCCGACGTTCCCCAGTTGACGTACACCGAACAGGTGGTCAAAGAGTCGATGCGCCTCTACCCGCCGGTACCGAGAGTCGTCCGCGAGGCGGTCGAACCCGACACGCTCGGCGGGTACGAGATTCCCGCCGGCGCGACGATCCAGATGAGTCAGTGGGTCGTCCACCGCGACTCCCGGTGGTACGACGACGCCCTCTCGTTCGAGCCCGAACGCTGGACCGACGAGTTAGAGCAGTCGCTCCCCCGGTTGGCGTACTTCCCGTTCGCGGCGGGGCCGCGCCGGTGCATCGGCGACCGGTTCGCCATGCTCGAAGCGCGCCTCCTCTTGGCGACCATCTACCAGAACTACCACCTCGAACTGGTCTCGGACCGCAACCTCGAAGTGATACCGACGGTCACCTCCCGGCCCAAGGAGGAAGTCGTGATGGTCGCCCGCGAGCGTTCGGCCGACTGAGTCCGGGCCGCACAGTATATCCGTCTCTGCGCCCGCTTGTCGGTATGGCCGCCTACCAGTGCTCCGCGTGCGGAGAGACGGTTCCGAGGGCGAGACGATGCGTCGAGTGCGGTGCCGAGACTGACGTCGACTGCGCGCCGTCGGAGGACGCGTACCTGGACGGGCTGACGAGACGACTCAGCGAGCAGGCGGCCGCGGCGGACCACGATAGCGTCTCGTTCGACGCCGTCCGCTCGGATTACGACGTGTACGACCGGCCGCTCGGCGGGTACCTCTACCCCGAGGAACGGCCGATGGCCGTCTTCGGACTAGGCGAGACCGTAATCACGAGTTTCACGGAGGACTCCTGGACGGTGAAGGCGGGACTCCTGAAGTCGGGCCATCTCCTCGTGACCGAGGACCGCCTCCTGTCCGTGACGCCGGACGCACCGACTACGCAGCTCGTCCCCGTCGATTTCGCCGACGTGGTGGCTATCGAACGAGAGTCGTCGTGGTTGGACTCCGTGCTCTCCGTCGAACTCGCCGACGGGTACACCTACGAGTACCATCTCGAACGGACGCCCGACGAGGAGATGGACGCCGCGCTGGCGTTGCTTCGGGAGCTGAGCGACGGACGGAGCTCCGCGGAGACGGAGGCCGCCCGGTTCGTCCGAGACGTGGACGACGTCGTCGCGGCCGGCAACTCCGCCGAGACGGTCCTCCGCGACGTCGCGGACCTGTTCGCCGAACGGGACGAGGAGACGGTGTTCGACCACCTCGTCGCCGAAGCGGACTCCGTAGACGAACTGTTCGTCGCGCTCTCGAACGCGCCGAACGTGGGTCCGCCGGCCGGCGAGGCGACGAGCGAAGACGAACGTGAAGGCGAAGACGGCGGTGCGTTGCCCGTTCGCCGGTCCCGGTTCTCGAACCTGCGACACCGAGTCGCGTACACCGCACAGAACGCGGATCCCGCCGAAGTGGGGAAGTACACCCTCGCCGCCGGATTCGGGTTCGGGGCGGCCGCCGTCTCGGCCCCCATCTCCACGCCGGTCGGTCTCGCGGCCATCGCCGCGGGTGGGGCGGCGACGGGCGCGTACGCGAGCGCTCACCCGGACTCGCTGGCTGCCCGAATCGACCCTATCGCGCTCGCACTCAGCGCGAAGACCGCTGGTCGGCGCTTGGACGCTAGCCCCGTTCCCGCCGGTGCGGGTACCGGCGCCGCCTTGGGTGCGATTGAACATCTCGGAGACGAGGCGGTCCCGGCCGAGTACGCGCACTGGTTCGCGGAGGCGGACTTCGACGCCATCGTCGAGGGTGCCGAGTTGGCGGCGCGCGAAGCCGCTCGGTCCGAAGCGTACGGAGACCGGAACCGCGCGGCGATAGTCGGTGGCGGTGTCGGACTCGCGTCCGGGTACGTAGACGACGCTACGTTGGACGAACTCGAAGGACTCCTCGACGACGACCTGTACGAAGCGTTACTGCCCGCAGACGAGAGCGAGGAGACGGAGCCCGACGGGCGAGACTGAGAGGGTTCGCTCGGTAGTCCGGTCCACGCTCAGTCGTTGAGATGCGCCCGCTCGAACCGGTCGGGCGGGAGTTTGAGTTCGTCGAGGTTCGGGAGGTGTTTGACGTTGTAGACGACCTTCATCTCGTCGGTGACGGGACCGTTGAGACAGGAGAGCCTGATTCCGTCCGCTATCATCTCGGAGGGGAGGATGTTGCTCGAATCCATCTCCATCTCCCCGTCGATGACCGCGACGGCGCAGTTCGCACACGCCCCGCCCCGGCAGGCGTACGGCCACGCGAACCCCTGTTCCTCGGCCGCCTCCAGGAGCGACTGGTTCGGTTCGACCGTTATCTCGCCGTAGTCCGCCGGGTCCAACCCCGCGGCGGACGCCTTCTCGAACAGGTCGTCGTCGTCCAGTTTCCACCCGTGGTCGTCGAGGACTTCGTAGTTGAGGAACTCGACGCGCGACTCCTCGGACTCCTCCTCGCCGCCCTCGTCGCCTCCGGTTTCGTCCGCGTTTCCCCTCCGCCACGGACGGTCCGCGTCCGCGCCGTCGTCCGTACCGGTCTCCTCGTATCCGTCGAGAATCTCCCTGTACGCCGCGTAGACCGCTTTAAACTCCTCGGCGGACCCGCCGTGGTCCGGGTGGGACTCTTTCACCCGGCGCCTGTACGCTCGCTCGATTTCCGCGTCGTCCGCATCCGAATCGACTCCTAAAATCTCGAACGGGGACTCCACGCCTAGGGGTGGGGCGATGAGAATCATAAATCCTCTCCCTGCCGCCCCGTCGCGGGAATTTGCGCACCGCCGAGGGAGTTCGGACCCTTCGTTCAGAGTGAAAACGGCGCGGGAGGCGTCGGCGACGCCGAACGCGGACTCGACGCGGCCGAGACCGTTAAATAGCATAGAAGAGGGACTCTACCGACAGAATCACTTCGTCGGTTCACCGTGAACTCGCGTCTCGCCGGTCGCGTTTTCACCCTGAACGAGGGGTGTCCCGGTTCGACGCGCCTCCGGTACGGGCGTGCGACTGAAACGGCGGCGACTCTCGGAGCGCCGACCGAGACGCCTCGGGCCTTCCTTCGTCCGCGTCTCTTCTCTCGCCCCCTTTCGGGACAACCTGACCGGACGGTCCGCCGGGTAGTCGGAAGACAGATATATATCAATGGAAATTCAATTGTCTGCTAATGGAGTTCGTCGGCATCGTAGCGGTGGCGACCATTCTCGGCGTGTCCGGATACAACGTGAGAACCGCGTACGGGAGTCGTTCGTGGGCGAATCTGGCGGTACATATTCTGGGACTGTTCGCCGCGAGTCTGGGGGCCGTCGAGTTTTTCGGGCTCCGAGTACCTCTCGGAGTCGCCCCCGCCAGCGGAATCAAGATAATTGCTCTCCTGATGGCTCTGATACTGCTGGCTAACTATCTGCTGCAGCGATTCGCTCCGCGCGCGCGGCGCAGTTCCGGCTAATTCGGCGTCGTGTCCCGATACTCCCCGCGAGTAGAACACCCCCGCCTCCCCGACGATATCGGCTGTCGGAAGCGACCGGGTGAGAATCGTCGTGCCCCGGTCGACGAACACGACGTGCGGTTCTCTCTCGTTAGGAGAACAAATGTAATTGGACGAACGTGGCTGCGAACGTTCGGTGGTACTCGAGGAGGCAACCGTCCGGAGGGAGCTCGCGAATTCTTTAGGCTACTGCCTCCTGACTCGGCTATGTAGGATATCCCACGAGACGAGGACTACACTCGACAGCGAACGGAGTCAAAGTTCGGGATCCGTTCGATAGACTGCTCGATAATCGACGGATGTGCTATTCCTACGGGTAGGAGGCAGATATCGTCCATCGATAGGCGAACGCACACACGCACATCCACTTTACTGGACGTAGATTTGTCTAATTATTTCCGTCGAAGGACTACCGATCGAACTCGGTGAACGGGTTCACTGCGGCGTCGTACTATCCTGAGGGGAAGTTTCTCTTCCCGTTCTCGGGACCGGTCCGGTCGAAATGAAAATGTATTAGGCCAACCTAAAACAAACTCTTCGAGAGGTGCCGGAACCGAATCTGGATGCTGGGGATCGTACGTTCCGTAATCGACGCGGAGACGTCTCTCACCAGCCGATTCGGTGCCGTCTCCGGGAGAGCGGTACTCCCGAAACTCGCCTCGTTTCGGATGACCTCTCTGTTTTAGGCCATCCTAAAAATCGGAACTGTTAATGTGTTTTAGGCGAGCCTAAACTATATGGCACGTAGACGCCAGGTACTCGCAGGAAGCGCAGGACTGCTAGCTGCTCTCGCGGGGTGCTCCGGCGGCACCGGAGGCGGTTCCGAAAGCGAGACCGAAGCGCAGACGACGGCGGCGGAGACGCGGACCGAACAACCGACGGAGGGCGAGGAGACGACCACGGAGAGCGCCACTCCGTACACGGTCGAGATCGCCCCCCACGGCGAGTTCACGTTCGAGGAAGTCCCCGAGACGTACTCGGTCATCCCCAGCGTCTTTCTGGACATCGGGATGGCGCTCGGCAAGCAGCCCGTGGCGGCGACGGACATGGCTCGCGCGCCGCGGAAGATGTACGACATCCTCCCGGACGTCACCTTCAACGAGGACGACATCATGGCGCTGGCGTCCGGTTCCGAGTCGGGGTACGACAAGGAGAACTTCTACGCCGCCGACCCCGACGTCAACCTCATCGACCCCCGGGGGCTGAGTCGCTTCACCGACTGGGACGACTCCGACATCCAGGAGATCGAGGACGCGACCGGCCCGTTCGTCGGGTCGTCCATCCGGTTCGGACCGACCCATCCGTTCGGAAACCAACAGGACACCTACTACGGACTCTACGATGTCTTCGAGAAGGTCGCGCAGGTCTTCCAGCGCCAAGAGCGGTATCGGGCCTGGAAGTCGCTGCACGACGAGTTCGTGGAGAACATCGAGTCCCAACTGCCGCCGGAGGACGAGCGTCCCTCGGTCATCGCACTGTGGCGCGGCGTCGACCCCTCCTCCGGGCAGTTCTACCCCTCGCCCCTTCACCAGTACCACAACCAGACTAAGCCGCTCTACCGCCTCGGCCTGAAGGACGGGTTCGACGAGGAGATTCCCGGCGGCGGCACTATCGGCTACGAGGAACTGCTCGACCACGACCCCGACTACATCGCCGCCGTCGGTTCGCTGACGTCCGACACGCACGAGGAGTTCGTCAGTAACATCGTCGAACCCTTCGAGAACAATCCGAACGGGCAGGACCTCACCGCCGTTCAGGAAGGGAACTTCATCCGTATCGGCGGCCAGTATCAGGGTCCCATCGTCGACCTCTTCGCCACGGAGGCGGCCGCAAAGCAGGTCTGGCCCGACCGGTTCGGCGAGTGGCCGGGTCCGGTCAGCGACGTACCCGAGGACGAACAGTTGTTCGACCGTCAGGAAGTCAGCGACATCATCAACGGAAACTTCTAGGAGATGGCGAAGGTATTCGACCGACTCGCGCAGCTCCGCGTCAGGGGACGCGACTGGTACGCCACCTCGAAGCTCGGTCTCATCGTCGTCGGCAGCCTCGGAATCCTGCTGGCGTCGACGATTCTGCAGGTGAGCTTCGGCGCGTACCCGCTGACGCTGGGCGAGGCGTGGCACACGGTGTTCGATACGGAGGTGCTGTTCAGCACCGACGTCTGGCGGTGGGCGCTGTTGGGCGCGAACGTCCCGGAGTGGCTGACCCGCCAGCAGCTCGTCGTGTGGAACCTCCGACTGCCGCGCATCCTCGTCGGCGTCATCGTCGGCGCGAACCTCGCGGTTTCGGGCGCTATCTTCCAGATACTCACGCGCAACGAACTCGCGAGCCCCTACATCCTCGGCGTCAGCGACGGCGCCGGACTGGTCGTGCTCGTCACGCTCACCGCGTTCTTCAGCCTCAAGCCGCTGCTGCCAGTGCTCGCGGCGATAGGCGGCGGGCTCGCGTTCCTGCTCGTGTACGCCATCGCGTGGAAGAACGGCACCAGTCCCGTGCGACTCGTGCTCGCGGGCGTCGTGGTCGGCACCGTCTTCGGGTCCGTCCAACGGGCGCTGTTTTTCTTCATCGACGACCTCGCCATCGCCATGTCCGCGCAGGCGTGGCTCTCGGGCACTCTCCTGAACGCAGGGTGGGAGGAAGTCCGAATCGCGCTCCCGTTTACGGTCGTAGCCCTGGCGCTGGCGTTCGCCGTGACACAGGAGTTAGACGTTCTACTGCTGGGCGAGGACAGGGCCGACTCGCTGGGGATGCCCGTCGAGAAGGTGCGGTTCGCGGTCGCCGGCATCGGCGTCCTCTCGACGGCGGCCGCGATCGCCGTCGCGGGCCTCATCGGCTTCGTCGGACTCATCGTCCCGCACATGGTGCGCAACATCGTCGGCAGCGATTCGAAGACGCTGCTTTTGGGCTGTCTGTTCCTGGGCCCGGCGCTGTTGGTCGGCGCGGACGTCGGCGCTCGACTCGCGTTGAGCCCGGTCCAGCTCCCGGTCGGCGTCATCACCGGCATCGTCGGCGGTCCGTACTTCCTCTATCTCATGCGGAAGAAGGCGAACTTGGGTGGTGTCTGATGACCGAGGGACGCCCACCCCGAGTCGAACGGGAGTCGGCCGACGGGGAATCCACGGAACGACCCGCAGACGGCGGCGGTACGGCTCCGCCGGATACGACGGACACCGCCTTCAGCGGAACGGACCTCGTCGTCGGCTATCCCGGACTGGACGAACCGGTCATCGACGGGGAGTCGATCGCCGTCCCGCCGGACGAGGTGACCGCGCTCATCGGCCCGAACGGAAGCGGCAAAAGCACGCTGCTCAAAGGTCTCGCGAACAAGATTTCGCCCGACGACGGGACGGTCCTGCTCGACGGGCGAGCTGTCGACTCGTACGGGTCGAAAGAGCTCGCCCGCAAGCTCGGGTTGCTCTCCCAAGAGAACGCCGTCCCCGCGGGAATCTCGGTCGGGGACCTCGTCGAGCGCGGGCGCTACCCCCACACAGGGTTCTTCGAGTCGCTGTCGGACGAGGACCGGGCGGCCGTCGACGACGCCATCCGACTCGCCGGCATCGAGCACCTCCGCGAACGCGACGTCGATAGCCTCAGCGGCGGCCAAAAGCAGTTGGTGTGGATAGCGATGGCGCTCGCACAGGACACCGACGTGTTACTGCTCGACGAACCGACCACGTTCCTCGACCCGCACCACCAACTCGAGGTGATGCAGATCGTGGAGACGCTCCGCGACGAGAGCGAGATGACCGTCGTGCTCGTCCTCCACGACATCGGGCAAGCGGCGCGGTACGCCGACAACGTCGTCGCGCTCAAGGACGGCTCGGTGTACGCCCGCGGGCCGCCCGAGGAAGTCGTCACGAGACGGCTCCTCGCCGACGTCTTCGACATCGACGCGGCGGTCGTGGACACGGAGTACGGTCCGCAGATAGTGCCGTTAGAACCCCTCGACGACGACGTTCGGAGCGAGGACGGTGCCGCCGGCGGCGGCGACTGACTAACGCCGCCTCAAATCGCACTTCCCGACGGCTCGGCGGTCGTATAGAGGTACGCGGCGGCGAGTGCGACGACGGCCTCGGCGGCTTTGGAGACGAAGGCCATCGCGTTCGCCGGGCCGCCCATGACGAAGTACGCGACTATCTGAGCGAGGGCGAGGAGGACCATGAAGACGTAGAACTCGCGACGCCAGTATCGAGTCACGTAGACCGCCACCCCTGCGATGAAGCCGACGGCGGCGAGGACGAACAGGACGGCTTGCGTGGTGTCGAACGCCACCACGACGGGAACGAGCCAGAGGTGGATTCCCGCCGAAACGAGCGCTGCAGCGATCATCACGTACGGTACGACTCCCGACGGTACGCCCGTGATCAACGAGTTGCCGGGCGTGTTAGTTGTTGCCTCGGACATCGGTAGTAATATGGGTGTTTTGAATGATATGTTTTTCCACGTTCAGGTTGGGCTAACCTATCGAATTTGTAAGGAGTCGAGAACCGTCCGTAGTCGCGTGAAAGAAACGTTAGACCGCCGTAGGCGCGCCGACGGCTCGGATACGACCGAACAGACGGAATGTATGACAGGTATCAGTACGACCCGTCGGGTGTCTCGGCGAGTTCGCCTCTTGGCGACAGGGATTTCCGATTCACGTCGGCCGGTCGACGTTCCGTAACGGAGCATACCGTAAGGATATCTCTAACGCCTGCCGGTCTCCTTCGGAGATACCGTTACAGAAGTAGCGCTGTAACAGGTGTTTTGTCTTGCGCGTTACGGGGTTGAACTATGGTATCCGTGAACGCGAGAGACGATTCAGAGTGGATTCGTCAGATATTCTCGAACGAATCTGTAGGGAGGGGAGACCGTCGATTCAGTAACTGCCGGTAGGTAACAGAGATGTCGTCCGCCGCCGCCTCTAACTTCCGGACGAGCGTTTCGCGGTACTCCTCACGCTGAAATTTACTGGTCGGGCCTCCGATCGAGATGCTCCCTACCGTCTCGTTATCGACGGTGAGTGGGCACGCGACGAATCCGACTCCGACGGCCTGTTCGTCCCAATCGACGGCGTATCCGTCGTCCGCGATCCGGTCGAGTTCCCGCCGAAGCGTCGCGGGGTCAGTTGTCGTCTGTTCGGTTACTGCAGGAAGCGAATCTCCGTCCAGTAACTCGTTCCGGCGTTCCTCCGAGAACTCCGCCAGTATCACCTTCCCGGCGGCGTGGGTGTGAAGCGGCGTCCGAAAACCGCTGTACGGACTGGGGCCGACCCGCCCCCGGTCGGTTTCCGCGTGGAGAAGCACCCACTCTCCCTGTTCTTCGACGCCGAGTTGGACGAGTTCGCCCGTTTCTCTGTAGAGGTCTACCAGGGAGCGAATCGAAGCGCGAAACAACCGACCGCGGTACTTCTTTCGGTTCCCCAACTGCAGGAACCGGTAGCCGAGTTCGTACAGTCCATCGTTCCGGGAGACGAATCCGACCTCCGCTAACGAGGCGAGGTAATCGTGCGCCGTCGCCCTCGTGACCCCGAGTTCGGCGGCGACTTCGGACGGACGCGCCCCCTCCTGTTCGTCGAGAACCTGCAGCACTCTAAACGCCCGCGCGACCGTTTTGAGAGGTGGGGAGCCCATACACCGGCCTCTCGTTAGACCCGTATAAATCGTCGGAAAACGACAAACTCGCTCCCTAACGGTACGTCCGTCTCCGGTCTCCCGGTGATGTCAGCGAGAGTCTCTCGATCCGTTCGACGGACGAGAGCGTCCCTCTTTCCCCGTGAAGCGTCGCTTCGAGTCCCACCGCCGACGCTCTCGTCGCCGCGGTTCGTCCGTTCTCGGTGCCTCTCGAAGGAATCGCCCTCCGGAAAGCGATTCTCCTCGGCTCAATTACAGTACTATGCTCGTAATGCGCCCACTTACGCGTCTACTGATGGGCCACGAGACGCTACGAAGGTGGTTGGACCCGAATCGCTCCGCGAGGAGCGCACTCCGACACCTCCGGAACGGCATCCGCTATTGTCGGAACGCTTCCCGACGGAATTCCTTCGAAAGAGACGGAACTGCTATTCCGTTCTTCGAGCTAGAGCGCCCGAAGCGAACGTCTCTCTCCGGTGTCCGACACCTGCGAAATGAACGTGGTTCGTTCGGGCCGAGCCTTCGAAGAATTTGCCCGTGGTATCGGTACCCTCGGTGCGACGTACGAGGTTTTCCCCGCGTTCTCGGGCGCGAGCCGGTTTGCGAGGCGAACTCGGGTCGGACACCTTTATTCGATATTATCGGATGATTTTCGTCGAGTACGTTTTAACGGGGCCGCTTCTCGCAGGTAATCACGGAATTTTCTCCCTTCCCCGACGGACGTATGAATATTGAAGGAGGGGATTCGACGCCCAGTTCCGGTATGATCGGACGCCCACGTTGCCGTCGGAGCCATCTTCGGACCGAAGATGGCGTACGCCGGGGGCCCGCGGACCCGTGGACGGCCTCGCCATCTCTCTCGTCCTCGCGTTTCGTAGTCTCCTCGAAAGCTATCGAGGCAACTCCTCTACGAGTAGTTCGACCGGGTGACGTGGCTGTCGTTCGAGCAGGGCGCCTATCTGTTCGAGACAGGAGGTACCGCTGGCGACGACCCGTCGGTCGTCGACGCCGTCGGCCTCCAGTTGGCCCCTGAGTCGGTCGCCGACGTCCATGCTGAGTTCGTAGTACTCGGACTTGTAGCCGAAACTCCCCGCCATCCCGCAGCACTCCACGTCCGAGGTGACGACGTCGTAGCCGCACGCGTTCAGGACGGCGACGGTGTACGTCTCCAAGCCGAGGGTTCGCTGTTGACAGTGGCTGTGGTAGGCGATACCCTCGCCGTCGCCGGTGGCGAGTGCGTCGGCGTCGGCACCGTTCTCCAGGAGGCCGTAGACGTACTCCAGAACCTCGTAGCTGTTCTCAGAGAGTAGCGCGAAGGCGTCGCCGTCGACGAGTCGTTCGTACTCCCGCGTGAACATGGCGTGGTCGCTCGGTTCGACGACGACGACGTCGTAGCCGTCATCGACGTACGGCGTGAGCGTCTCGGTGACGCGCTCTGCGTGGTCGGCCGCGGTATCGACCATCCCCTGCGAGAAGGGGGCGCGACCGCTGGAGGCCACCGACGGAACGACCACCGCCACGCCGAGTGCTTCGAGGGCGCGGACGGCGGCCTTCCCGCGTTCGACCTGCACGTGGTTCGTGTAGAGGTCGGGGTAGAGGACGGCGCGTCGTTCGGGACTCGTCGCGCGGGAGTCGCGCTCTGCTCGCGCCGCCCGCTCCTTCGAGGCGGCCGCGCCGCCTCGCTTCTCGAACCACTCGACCAACGTCTCCCGTTCGAACTCCGGCAGGTCGCGCCGGGGATCGATACCGAGCACCTTCTCCATCGCCCACCGGGACGCGTCGGTGTCGGCGAGCCAGTTCGAGAGCGGCGCCGTCGCGCTTCCGAGTTTCGCCACCGTCTCGAAGTTGCCGAAGAACCGCTTTTGGACGTCGACGCCGCCGGGTTCCTCGTCCGGCGTCAACCCCTCGACCAACCAGTCGAACTCCGTCTCGTCTCCGCGGTTGATCCGGTCGCGAACGACCGTGTTTATCCACGGGATGTCTATCTTCACCGGGCAGGCGTTGACGCACCGCGTACAGCCGGTACAGAGGTCGTTGAACTCCGCGGCGGTGTCGGATCCCTCGATCCCCGCCTCCCATCCCGTCGCGATGCCGCCCGAGTAGGTTTCGCCGCCGAAGGCGTGCCCGCCGACGCTCTGGAAGTTCGCACAGGAGTTCGAACACGCCGAGCATCGAATGCAGTACAGCGTCTCCTCGAGGTGTTCGTCCTCGCGCATCTCCATGCGGCCGTTGTCGATGAGAACGAGGTGGAACTCCCGGTCGGCGTCGAACTCCGACAGCGGTGTGGTGTCGTCGTCGAAGTCGACGACCGGGGTGTCCACGGGCGGCGTGAGAAGCGAGACGTAGGAGGTGATGTCCTGTCCCGTCCCGGACCGACCGATGAGTTCGACGAACGGTTGGAGGTCCTCGACGGACGGAATCACCTTCTCGACACCCGCGACGGTTATCTGCGTGTCCGTCGCGGCGACGGTCTTTCGCGCGTTACCCTCACTCGTGACGAGTGCCATCGTCCCGGTGTCGGCGGTGATGAAGTTCGCGCCCGTCATCCCCACCTCCGCGTCGACTATCTGCTCGCCGAGTCTCTCTCGCGCGAAGTACGTGAGGTCTTCCGCGGTTTCGAGGGGTTCTTGGGGGTCGAACCGTTCGTCGAACAGGTCGGCGATGGCCTCCCTCGATTTGTGGATGGCCGGTGCGACGATGTGCGAGGGCGCTTCCTCCGCGAGTTGGAGCACCCACTCGCCGAGGTCGGTCTCCACCACGTCCACGCCGTCGGCTTCGAGCACGTCGTTGACCTCTATCTCCTCGGTGGTCATCGACTTCGACTTCACGACGCGGTCGGCGTCTCGGTCCGAGACGACCGAGCGGATGTAGTCGTTGGCGTCCTCGGCGTCGTCGGCGATGTACACCGTCCCGCCGTTGGCCTCGACGCTCTCCCGGAGTTCCTCGACGAGTTCCGGAAGGCGTTCGATGGCGTCCTCCTTGACGGCGCGGGCCTCGTCCTTCAGCGACTCGTAGTCTTCGAGGTCGGCGACCGACCGGTACCGACCCTCGTTGAACGCCCGCGTGTTCTCCGCCACCGCCGCGCCCTCGGTCCGCATCAGCCTGCGGATGTCGTCGGCCTTGGACATCGTCACTCGCCCCCCGTGAGAACGACGACGCGGACCTCCCGCGGTCCGTGCGCTCCCTTCACCAACGCCCCCATGTCGGCCGTCGCGCTCGGTCCGGTCGCGAGGACGGCGCTTCCCTTCGTCCGACGGAACTCCGATCCGACCGACCGAATCGCCGACTCCATGTCTCGCTCGACGTCTCCCTCTCGGACGACGGCAACGTG from Halopelagius longus encodes:
- a CDS encoding cytochrome P450; its protein translation is MPPGPRGLPVLGADPAMIRGGLEFTSRMAREYGDVVHWDGVRGDVYQINHPDDIERVLVQNNQNYVKGESFQKILGPLTGNGILNSEGEEWRRNRHLVQPAFHPDRIEEYAEMMTAFTEEMCGRWSDGERRLIHDDMMELTLRIVAKALFGVDVEDRFEEISDAIDTFLPATSSLPNILLPEEVPLPSRRKMREARQTLDDVVTEIIRERRADPGNDVVSMLLSAADEEGNSLSDDQIRDEIITLLTAGHETTAVSLTYTTYLLSQHPKVEQRLVAELDEVLDGRTPTMADVPQLTYTEQVVKESMRLYPPVPRVVREAVEPDTLGGYEIPAGATIQMSQWVVHRDSRWYDDALSFEPERWTDELEQSLPRLAYFPFAAGPRRCIGDRFAMLEARLLLATIYQNYHLELVSDRNLEVIPTVTSRPKEEVVMVARERSAD
- a CDS encoding C1 domain-containing protein encodes the protein MAAYQCSACGETVPRARRCVECGAETDVDCAPSEDAYLDGLTRRLSEQAAAADHDSVSFDAVRSDYDVYDRPLGGYLYPEERPMAVFGLGETVITSFTEDSWTVKAGLLKSGHLLVTEDRLLSVTPDAPTTQLVPVDFADVVAIERESSWLDSVLSVELADGYTYEYHLERTPDEEMDAALALLRELSDGRSSAETEAARFVRDVDDVVAAGNSAETVLRDVADLFAERDEETVFDHLVAEADSVDELFVALSNAPNVGPPAGEATSEDEREGEDGGALPVRRSRFSNLRHRVAYTAQNADPAEVGKYTLAAGFGFGAAAVSAPISTPVGLAAIAAGGAATGAYASAHPDSLAARIDPIALALSAKTAGRRLDASPVPAGAGTGAALGAIEHLGDEAVPAEYAHWFAEADFDAIVEGAELAAREAARSEAYGDRNRAAIVGGGVGLASGYVDDATLDELEGLLDDDLYEALLPADESEETEPDGRD
- the fer gene encoding ferredoxin Fer, translating into MESPFEILGVDSDADDAEIERAYRRRVKESHPDHGGSAEEFKAVYAAYREILDGYEETGTDDGADADRPWRRGNADETGGDEGGEEESEESRVEFLNYEVLDDHGWKLDDDDLFEKASAAGLDPADYGEITVEPNQSLLEAAEEQGFAWPYACRGGACANCAVAVIDGEMEMDSSNILPSEMIADGIRLSCLNGPVTDEMKVVYNVKHLPNLDELKLPPDRFERAHLND
- a CDS encoding ABC transporter substrate-binding protein, giving the protein MARRRQVLAGSAGLLAALAGCSGGTGGGSESETEAQTTAAETRTEQPTEGEETTTESATPYTVEIAPHGEFTFEEVPETYSVIPSVFLDIGMALGKQPVAATDMARAPRKMYDILPDVTFNEDDIMALASGSESGYDKENFYAADPDVNLIDPRGLSRFTDWDDSDIQEIEDATGPFVGSSIRFGPTHPFGNQQDTYYGLYDVFEKVAQVFQRQERYRAWKSLHDEFVENIESQLPPEDERPSVIALWRGVDPSSGQFYPSPLHQYHNQTKPLYRLGLKDGFDEEIPGGGTIGYEELLDHDPDYIAAVGSLTSDTHEEFVSNIVEPFENNPNGQDLTAVQEGNFIRIGGQYQGPIVDLFATEAAAKQVWPDRFGEWPGPVSDVPEDEQLFDRQEVSDIINGNF
- a CDS encoding FecCD family ABC transporter permease, encoding MAKVFDRLAQLRVRGRDWYATSKLGLIVVGSLGILLASTILQVSFGAYPLTLGEAWHTVFDTEVLFSTDVWRWALLGANVPEWLTRQQLVVWNLRLPRILVGVIVGANLAVSGAIFQILTRNELASPYILGVSDGAGLVVLVTLTAFFSLKPLLPVLAAIGGGLAFLLVYAIAWKNGTSPVRLVLAGVVVGTVFGSVQRALFFFIDDLAIAMSAQAWLSGTLLNAGWEEVRIALPFTVVALALAFAVTQELDVLLLGEDRADSLGMPVEKVRFAVAGIGVLSTAAAIAVAGLIGFVGLIVPHMVRNIVGSDSKTLLLGCLFLGPALLVGADVGARLALSPVQLPVGVITGIVGGPYFLYLMRKKANLGGV
- a CDS encoding ABC transporter ATP-binding protein gives rise to the protein MTEGRPPRVERESADGESTERPADGGGTAPPDTTDTAFSGTDLVVGYPGLDEPVIDGESIAVPPDEVTALIGPNGSGKSTLLKGLANKISPDDGTVLLDGRAVDSYGSKELARKLGLLSQENAVPAGISVGDLVERGRYPHTGFFESLSDEDRAAVDDAIRLAGIEHLRERDVDSLSGGQKQLVWIAMALAQDTDVLLLDEPTTFLDPHHQLEVMQIVETLRDESEMTVVLVLHDIGQAARYADNVVALKDGSVYARGPPEEVVTRRLLADVFDIDAAVVDTEYGPQIVPLEPLDDDVRSEDGAAGGGD
- a CDS encoding DUF7475 family protein, with translation MSEATTNTPGNSLITGVPSGVVPYVMIAAALVSAGIHLWLVPVVVAFDTTQAVLFVLAAVGFIAGVAVYVTRYWRREFYVFMVLLALAQIVAYFVMGGPANAMAFVSKAAEAVVALAAAYLYTTAEPSGSAI
- a CDS encoding IclR family transcriptional regulator; translated protein: MGSPPLKTVARAFRVLQVLDEQEGARPSEVAAELGVTRATAHDYLASLAEVGFVSRNDGLYELGYRFLQLGNRKKYRGRLFRASIRSLVDLYRETGELVQLGVEEQGEWVLLHAETDRGRVGPSPYSGFRTPLHTHAAGKVILAEFSEERRNELLDGDSLPAVTEQTTTDPATLRRELDRIADDGYAVDWDEQAVGVGFVACPLTVDNETVGSISIGGPTSKFQREEYRETLVRKLEAAADDISVTYRQLLNRRSPLPTDSFENI